A portion of the Sulfurospirillum diekertiae genome contains these proteins:
- a CDS encoding tyrosine-type recombinase/integrase: protein MDNNRERFLSKSEIKILLDKVKDNHQAYLFTILSLSTGARIQTTCAIQQKHIKLESNSILLKDIKNKKTYTGFIKQEFIPYIEQSIQNLDPNDFVLGNGDIVKQVQRKMRPILNNLFNNKLEKDDRKKSSCHSYTTAYVCQSAYF, encoded by the coding sequence ATTGATAACAATCGAGAGAGGTTTTTATCGAAAAGTGAGATAAAAATACTTCTTGATAAAGTCAAAGACAACCATCAAGCCTATTTATTTACCATCCTTTCTCTTAGCACAGGGGCAAGAATTCAAACCACATGTGCGATACAACAAAAGCATATTAAACTCGAGTCAAACAGTATTCTTCTAAAAGACATTAAGAATAAAAAAACATATACTGGATTTATTAAACAAGAATTTATTCCTTATATTGAGCAATCAATTCAAAATTTAGATCCAAATGATTTTGTACTAGGTAATGGAGATATTGTAAAACAAGTGCAAAGGAAGATGCGACCTATCCTCAATAATTTGTTTAATAATAAACTGGAAAAAGATGACCGAAAAAAATCGAGTTGTCATTCATACACTACGGCATACGTTTGCCAGTCAGCTTATTTCTAA
- a CDS encoding tyrosine-type recombinase/integrase: MTEKNRVVIHTLRHTFASQLISNNAPIFTVKKLMHHADIKTTMRYVSVDNNFGQNFVDNIF; this comes from the coding sequence ATGACCGAAAAAAATCGAGTTGTCATTCATACACTACGGCATACGTTTGCCAGTCAGCTTATTTCTAACAATGCACCTATTTTTACAGTTAAGAAATTAATGCATCATGCGGATATTAAAACAACAATGAGATATGTAAGTGTAGATAACAACTTTGGGCAAAATTTTGTAGATAATATATTTTAA
- a CDS encoding phage integrase central domain-containing protein, translating into MASSTKVKSNRYVGVYYYPLEDKDKTYLITYKDERGKKVWLTMGKHSAGVRENTCSITRTEIVHKIKHGEVPNIIRNKRIKKECITFDMIAQNYLSYKEKKITKGSYKDTKSKYNNHIKPYLGDKLAEEITVEDIDQITEDKEDILAPKTINMLVELIGTIYNFAIEQKKFKGDNPVKKSS; encoded by the coding sequence ATGGCTTCTAGTACAAAGGTTAAATCTAATAGGTATGTTGGTGTCTATTATTATCCATTAGAAGATAAAGATAAAACGTATTTAATTACGTATAAAGATGAAAGAGGCAAAAAAGTATGGCTTACCATGGGAAAACACTCAGCAGGTGTTAGAGAAAATACTTGTTCAATAACACGCACTGAAATTGTGCATAAAATAAAGCATGGTGAAGTTCCAAATATAATAAGAAATAAGCGTATAAAAAAAGAATGTATAACATTTGATATGATTGCTCAAAATTATTTATCTTATAAAGAGAAAAAAATTACGAAAGGTTCGTACAAAGACACAAAATCAAAGTACAATAACCATATTAAGCCCTATTTAGGCGATAAACTTGCTGAAGAAATTACCGTTGAAGATATTGATCAGATCACAGAAGACAAAGAAGATATACTCGCACCTAAAACTATAAACATGCTTGTAGAGCTAATTGGAACTATCTATAACTTTGCTATTGAACAAAAAAAGTTCAAAGGTGACAATCCTGTAAAAAAAAGCTCATAA